The proteins below are encoded in one region of Ornithinimicrobium avium:
- the purL gene encoding phosphoribosylformylglycinamidine synthase: protein MAVHDHQLTVFPGGSALSDFRAQALLRRLRSVAPKVGAVSARHVHWVASDAPLSEDEHAALSAILTYGEPWTGHRQQESSAVPGPGEEVVVVAPRLGTISPWASKATDIVHNCGIPIHRVERVTEVHLGLVGGAGLTAQERDACAAVLHDRMTETALPTREAAAALFTEQDAPAMEHVDVLGRGREALVEADRAWGLALAEDEVDYLLEAFTGLGRNPTDVELTMFAQANSEHCRHKIFNSDFVIDGQAQERSLFGMIRHTEQVSPQGTVVAYKDNASVMEGGRITRWAPEGGADAGAAGLSGPSRYARREEDVHILMKVETHNHPTAISPFPGAATGAGGEIRDEGATGRGSAPKAGLGGFVVSNLHLPGTCEPWESERYGAPGHLATPLEIMIEGPIGAAAFNNEFGRPVLGGFFRVYEQTVDGVRRGYHKPIMSAGGLGSISASQTEKIRFPAGTLLVQLGGPGMRIGMGGGAASSMASGVNAAELDFDSVQRGNPEMERRAQEVVNHCASLGADNPVLAIHDVGAGGLSNAFPELVDDAGLGARFDLDAVPLEESGLSPREIWSNESQERYVLAIAPESLEVFRALCQRERAPFAVIGVAQDDGQLVLRGEGDGDDPLVAVDMPMEVLLGKPPRMTRDVARVERSSAEIDLSGLDGSAVRDTAYAVLRHPSVASKRFLITIGDRTVGGLSHRDQMVGPWQVPVADVAVTLSDHVGLAGQAISSGERTPLASVDAPASGRMAVGEALTNLLAAPVPSLRDVKLSLNWMAACGEEGEDAALYDTVHAVAMELCPALGIGVPVGKDSLSMRSTWTDEDGATRQVTSPVSLVVSAFASLDDVRGVLTPQLHAGSELLLLDLGAGRRRLGGSILAQVRGEFGGTVPDLDDPARLTDLADALGELREKGLVTAYHDRSDGGLWAALCEMALAGAVGLDVEVPTTAGHGVAALFTEELGVVLEVPADRLQDAGDVLDAHGLTPLMHHLGRSTQERRVRVRAGGVTLDEPLRDLAQAWDEVSWRIAALRDNPECADEEHAVFGADDDPGLSVRPSFDPVDDVAAPYLNLGARPAVAILREQGVNSHVETAFAFDRAGFDTYDVHMTDLQSGRFDLGDVVGLVACGGFSYGDTLGAGEGWARSVLYNERLKDSFTAFFHREDSFALGICNGCQMFAALADLVPGAEAWPRFTRNRSEQYEARLSMVEVLESPSIFFAGMAGSRLPIAVAHGEGRADFSAGDEASVLRAMRYVDNRGRVATAYPSNPNGSPGGLTAVTTPDGRFTAMMPHPERVQRNVQMSWTSAPVEEVSPWLRMFRNARVWVG, encoded by the coding sequence ATGGCCGTGCACGACCACCAGCTGACCGTGTTCCCCGGCGGGTCGGCCCTGTCCGACTTCCGCGCGCAGGCGCTGCTGCGCCGGCTGCGCTCAGTCGCCCCGAAGGTGGGCGCGGTCTCCGCACGCCACGTGCACTGGGTCGCCTCCGACGCCCCGCTCTCCGAGGACGAGCACGCCGCGCTGTCGGCGATCCTGACCTACGGCGAGCCGTGGACCGGCCACCGCCAGCAGGAGTCCTCGGCCGTGCCCGGACCTGGCGAGGAGGTCGTGGTCGTGGCCCCGCGGCTGGGCACCATCTCGCCCTGGGCCAGCAAGGCGACCGACATCGTCCACAACTGCGGCATACCGATCCACCGCGTCGAGCGGGTCACCGAGGTCCACCTCGGGCTCGTGGGCGGGGCCGGGCTGACGGCGCAGGAGCGCGACGCCTGCGCGGCCGTGCTCCACGACCGGATGACCGAGACCGCGCTGCCGACGCGTGAGGCCGCCGCGGCGCTGTTCACCGAGCAGGACGCCCCGGCGATGGAGCACGTCGACGTCCTCGGGCGCGGTCGTGAGGCGCTCGTCGAGGCCGACCGTGCGTGGGGCCTGGCCCTGGCCGAGGACGAGGTCGACTACCTCCTCGAGGCGTTCACCGGGCTGGGCCGCAACCCCACCGACGTCGAGTTGACGATGTTCGCCCAGGCCAACTCCGAGCACTGCCGGCACAAGATCTTCAACTCCGACTTCGTCATCGACGGGCAGGCGCAGGAGCGCTCGCTCTTCGGGATGATCCGGCACACCGAGCAGGTCAGCCCGCAGGGGACGGTCGTGGCCTACAAGGACAACGCCTCGGTCATGGAGGGCGGCCGGATCACCCGGTGGGCCCCCGAGGGCGGGGCCGACGCGGGCGCCGCCGGGCTCTCGGGCCCGAGCCGCTACGCGCGCCGCGAGGAGGACGTCCACATCCTCATGAAGGTCGAGACGCACAACCACCCCACCGCCATCTCCCCCTTCCCGGGCGCGGCGACCGGCGCCGGCGGCGAGATCCGCGACGAGGGTGCGACCGGTCGCGGCTCGGCGCCCAAGGCCGGCCTGGGCGGGTTCGTCGTCTCCAACCTCCACCTGCCCGGCACCTGCGAGCCGTGGGAGTCCGAGCGGTATGGCGCACCCGGGCACCTCGCGACCCCGCTCGAGATCATGATCGAGGGCCCGATCGGTGCCGCGGCCTTCAACAACGAGTTCGGCCGGCCCGTGCTGGGCGGCTTCTTCCGGGTCTACGAGCAGACGGTCGACGGAGTGCGCCGCGGCTACCACAAACCGATCATGAGCGCCGGCGGCCTGGGCTCCATCAGCGCCTCGCAGACCGAGAAGATCCGCTTCCCCGCCGGCACGCTGCTGGTGCAGCTCGGCGGTCCCGGCATGCGGATCGGCATGGGTGGCGGCGCCGCCTCGTCGATGGCCTCGGGCGTCAACGCCGCCGAGCTGGACTTCGACTCGGTGCAGCGCGGCAACCCCGAGATGGAGCGGCGCGCCCAGGAGGTCGTCAACCACTGCGCGTCGCTCGGCGCGGACAACCCGGTGCTGGCGATCCACGACGTGGGCGCCGGTGGTCTGTCCAACGCCTTCCCCGAGCTGGTCGACGACGCCGGCCTCGGCGCGCGCTTCGACCTGGACGCGGTGCCGCTGGAGGAGTCGGGCCTGTCGCCCAGGGAGATCTGGTCGAACGAGAGCCAGGAACGCTACGTCCTGGCGATCGCACCGGAGTCTCTCGAGGTGTTCCGTGCGCTGTGCCAGCGCGAACGGGCACCCTTCGCGGTCATCGGCGTCGCCCAGGACGACGGGCAGCTGGTGCTGCGGGGCGAGGGCGACGGGGACGACCCGCTCGTCGCCGTCGACATGCCGATGGAGGTCCTCCTCGGCAAGCCGCCGCGGATGACGCGCGACGTCGCCCGGGTGGAGCGTTCCTCCGCGGAGATCGACCTGTCGGGACTGGACGGGTCCGCGGTGCGGGACACGGCATACGCGGTGCTCCGCCACCCGAGCGTGGCGTCCAAGCGCTTTCTCATCACGATCGGTGACCGCACGGTCGGAGGACTGTCCCACCGCGACCAGATGGTCGGCCCGTGGCAGGTGCCCGTGGCCGACGTCGCGGTGACCCTGTCCGACCACGTCGGCCTCGCCGGTCAGGCGATATCGTCAGGGGAGCGCACGCCGCTGGCCTCCGTCGACGCGCCTGCCTCCGGCCGGATGGCGGTCGGCGAGGCGCTGACCAACCTGCTCGCCGCGCCCGTCCCCTCGCTGCGCGACGTCAAGCTCTCCCTCAACTGGATGGCCGCCTGCGGCGAGGAGGGGGAGGACGCCGCGCTCTACGACACGGTGCACGCGGTCGCGATGGAGCTGTGCCCTGCCCTCGGGATCGGGGTGCCCGTCGGCAAGGACTCCCTGTCGATGCGCAGCACATGGACCGACGAGGACGGCGCCACGCGGCAGGTGACCTCGCCGGTGTCGCTGGTGGTCTCGGCCTTCGCCTCGCTGGACGACGTGCGGGGCGTGCTCACGCCGCAGCTGCACGCCGGGTCCGAGCTGCTGCTGCTCGACCTCGGCGCAGGACGTCGCCGCCTGGGCGGGTCGATCCTGGCGCAGGTGCGCGGAGAGTTCGGCGGGACGGTGCCGGACCTCGACGACCCGGCACGGCTGACCGACCTGGCCGACGCGCTCGGCGAGCTGCGGGAGAAGGGGCTGGTCACGGCATACCACGACCGGTCCGACGGCGGCCTGTGGGCCGCGCTGTGCGAGATGGCGCTCGCAGGTGCGGTGGGTCTGGACGTCGAGGTCCCCACGACCGCCGGCCACGGGGTGGCGGCACTGTTCACCGAGGAGCTCGGGGTGGTGCTCGAGGTGCCCGCCGACCGGCTGCAGGATGCTGGCGACGTCCTCGACGCGCACGGGCTCACGCCGCTGATGCATCACCTGGGCCGGTCGACGCAGGAGCGCCGGGTGCGCGTGCGGGCGGGCGGCGTCACCCTCGACGAGCCGCTGCGCGACCTGGCGCAGGCGTGGGACGAGGTCTCGTGGCGGATCGCGGCGCTGCGCGACAACCCGGAGTGCGCCGACGAGGAGCACGCCGTGTTCGGGGCGGACGACGACCCCGGGCTGTCGGTGCGCCCCAGCTTCGACCCGGTCGACGATGTCGCGGCCCCCTACCTCAACCTCGGGGCCCGGCCAGCCGTGGCGATCCTGCGCGAGCAGGGCGTCAACAGCCACGTCGAGACCGCGTTCGCCTTCGACCGTGCCGGCTTCGACACCTACGACGTGCACATGACCGACCTGCAGAGCGGACGTTTCGACCTCGGCGACGTCGTCGGTCTGGTGGCCTGCGGCGGGTTCTCCTACGGCGACACGCTCGGCGCGGGCGAGGGCTGGGCGCGCTCGGTGCTCTACAACGAGCGGCTCAAGGACTCGTTCACCGCGTTCTTCCACCGCGAGGACAGCTTCGCGCTCGGGATCTGCAACGGCTGCCAGATGTTCGCGGCCCTGGCCGACCTCGTCCCCGGCGCGGAGGCCTGGCCGCGGTTCACCCGCAACCGGTCCGAGCAGTACGAGGCCCGCCTGTCGATGGTCGAGGTGCTGGAGTCGCCCTCGATCTTCTTCGCCGGCATGGCCGGCTCACGGCTGCCGATCGCGGTGGCGCACGGCGAGGGTCGAGCGGACTTCTCGGCCGGCGACGAGGCGTCGGTGCTGCGCGCGATGCGCTACGTCGACAACCGCGGGCGCGTCGCCACGGCATACCCCTCGAACCCGAACGGCTCCCCCGGCGGACTCACCGCGGTGACGACGCCCGACGGACGGTTCACCGCGATGATGCCGCACCCCGAGCGGGTCCAGCGCAACGTCCAGATGTCGTGGACCTCGGCGCCGGTCGAGGAGGTCAGCCCGTGGCTGCGGATGTTCCGCAACGCGCGGGTGTGGGTGGGCTGA
- the purD gene encoding phosphoribosylamine--glycine ligase: protein MKVLLLGSGAREHALALSLSSDPAVEHLLALPGNPGIAEVGTCLAGDPCSPEAVTRLARAERVDLVVVGPEAPLVAGVADAVVAAGIPCFGPSAAAARLEGSKAFAKEVMAAAAVPTASCHVCGTDEEVAAALAATGAPYVVKEDGLAAGKGVVVTADRGEAAAHAAACLSREGGRVVVEDYLDGPEVSLFCLSDGTTVVPLAPAQDFKRVGDGDTGPNTGGMGAYSPLPWAPEGLVEEVLRTVARPTVEEMARRGTPFVGVLYVGIALTAAGPRVVEFNARFGDPETQSVLARLETPLAGVLLAAAEGRLADLPPLEWSPRSSVTVVVAAEGYPGSPVTGREITGLEEAGEVEGVHVLHAGTRRDEDGRLLSSGGRVLSVVSVADDLAGARERAYGAVHRIHLEGSHHRGDISRAAEQGGVEVPLAVVWPTTGEDGESPVEVVGHELVHSGKVRGLYVPLDPQTGGRDDLRLLLAASDRISAYDHVLSTPIPDKGSVLTQMSLWWFDQLADLVPHHVVSTDVPEEVAGRGVYVRRLRMLPVECVARAYLTGGGLAEYAATGTVSGVALPEGLVDGSRLPEPVFTPSTKAPVGEHDQPISFTDVEALVGPRLAARLRDLTVAILVRGNEIAAGRGILIADTKVEFGVDPQQLADALGIPLEQATEGEVDWAGVDPDVVAVVLADEVLTPDSSRFWRADEWAPGRTQTSYDKQVLRDWLTSPASGWDRASDAPPPPLPDDVVALTRDRYVEAYETLTGRAFDPSGTTSSTAQES from the coding sequence GTGAAGGTCCTCCTCCTCGGCTCCGGTGCCCGTGAGCACGCCCTGGCCCTCTCGCTCTCCTCCGACCCGGCCGTCGAGCACCTCCTCGCCCTGCCGGGCAACCCCGGCATCGCCGAGGTCGGCACGTGCCTGGCCGGCGACCCGTGCTCCCCGGAGGCGGTCACCCGGCTCGCCCGCGCCGAGCGGGTCGACCTGGTGGTCGTGGGCCCGGAGGCACCGCTCGTGGCCGGCGTCGCCGACGCCGTCGTCGCCGCCGGGATCCCCTGCTTCGGCCCCTCCGCGGCCGCGGCCCGGCTCGAGGGCAGCAAGGCCTTCGCCAAGGAGGTCATGGCCGCCGCCGCCGTGCCGACCGCCAGCTGCCACGTGTGCGGCACCGACGAGGAGGTCGCCGCGGCGCTGGCAGCCACCGGAGCCCCCTACGTCGTCAAGGAGGACGGGCTCGCGGCGGGCAAGGGCGTGGTCGTCACCGCGGACCGCGGCGAGGCCGCCGCGCACGCGGCCGCGTGCCTGTCCCGCGAGGGCGGCCGGGTCGTCGTCGAGGACTACCTCGACGGACCGGAGGTCTCCCTCTTCTGCCTCAGCGACGGCACCACCGTGGTGCCGCTCGCGCCCGCCCAGGACTTCAAGCGCGTCGGCGACGGGGACACCGGCCCCAACACCGGCGGGATGGGCGCCTACAGCCCGCTGCCGTGGGCGCCCGAGGGCCTCGTCGAGGAGGTCCTGCGCACCGTCGCGCGGCCGACGGTCGAGGAGATGGCCCGCCGCGGCACGCCCTTCGTCGGGGTCCTCTACGTCGGGATCGCGCTGACCGCGGCGGGGCCGCGGGTCGTGGAGTTCAACGCCCGCTTCGGCGACCCCGAGACCCAGTCGGTCCTCGCACGGCTCGAGACGCCGCTGGCGGGCGTGCTGCTCGCCGCCGCCGAGGGGCGCCTGGCCGACCTGCCGCCGCTGGAGTGGTCACCGCGCAGCAGCGTCACCGTCGTCGTGGCCGCCGAGGGCTACCCCGGGTCGCCGGTGACCGGCCGTGAGATCACCGGCCTCGAGGAGGCCGGGGAGGTCGAGGGCGTGCACGTGCTGCACGCGGGCACCCGCCGGGACGAGGACGGTCGCCTGCTCTCCTCGGGCGGACGCGTGCTGTCGGTCGTGAGCGTGGCCGACGACCTGGCCGGCGCCCGGGAGCGCGCCTACGGCGCGGTGCACCGCATACACCTCGAGGGGTCCCACCACCGCGGCGACATCTCCCGCGCCGCCGAGCAGGGCGGGGTGGAGGTGCCTCTCGCCGTGGTCTGGCCGACGACCGGCGAGGACGGCGAGAGCCCGGTGGAGGTCGTCGGGCACGAGCTGGTCCACTCCGGCAAGGTGCGCGGCCTCTACGTGCCGCTCGACCCGCAGACCGGCGGCCGCGACGACCTCCGGCTGCTGCTCGCCGCCTCCGACCGGATCAGCGCCTACGACCACGTCCTGTCCACGCCCATCCCCGACAAGGGCAGCGTGCTGACCCAGATGTCGCTGTGGTGGTTCGACCAGCTGGCCGACCTGGTCCCGCACCACGTCGTCTCCACCGACGTCCCCGAGGAGGTCGCCGGCCGCGGCGTCTATGTGCGACGGCTGCGGATGCTGCCCGTCGAGTGCGTCGCCCGCGCCTACCTCACCGGCGGGGGCCTCGCGGAGTACGCCGCCACCGGCACCGTGTCGGGCGTGGCCCTGCCGGAGGGGCTCGTCGACGGGTCGCGGCTGCCCGAGCCGGTCTTCACGCCCAGCACCAAGGCACCCGTCGGCGAGCACGACCAGCCGATCTCCTTCACGGACGTCGAGGCGCTCGTCGGGCCCCGCCTGGCTGCCCGCCTGCGCGACCTCACCGTCGCGATCCTCGTGCGCGGCAACGAGATCGCCGCCGGCCGCGGCATCCTCATCGCCGACACGAAGGTGGAGTTCGGGGTGGACCCGCAGCAGCTGGCCGACGCCCTGGGCATCCCCCTCGAGCAGGCCACCGAGGGCGAGGTCGACTGGGCGGGGGTGGACCCCGACGTCGTCGCGGTCGTGCTGGCCGACGAGGTGCTCACGCCCGACTCCTCGCGCTTCTGGCGCGCGGACGAGTGGGCACCCGGGCGCACGCAGACCTCGTACGACAAGCAGGTCCTGCGCGACTGGCTCACCTCCCCGGCGAGCGGGTGGGACCGCGCCTCCGACGCCCCGCCGCCACCCCTGCCGGACGACGTCGTCGCACTGACCCGGGACCGCTACGTCGAGGCCTACGAGACGCTCACCGGGCGCGCGTTCGACCCGTCCGGCACCACCTCCTCCACCGCCCAGGAGTCCTGA
- a CDS encoding helix-turn-helix transcriptional regulator, whose product MVTSVAAPTDPGPFEPHVFGEAYEHFVSRVYVIAIGLGMPSREGLRSAGLEDAAITMATGELVARGLLERTADPDAWDVPPPREAIARNADRMEHRAAMARATASEVEALWRRAVGQRPTLPPVGLQMLQGVEEIVDHVVALHRLASSRVWLVLDASPAAVRLLERVDEVPGLLTVRAGADVRLVLDTELLDSAAALSHIGRSRAEGHQVAVANGIPFTTVVADAAALVDLTAHDGEGEGSFEVRLGPPVRALTRLVEEIWGLATPYAAGLESELTPHERIPLPERDQRILALLTTGASDKVIARQTGVSVRTVERRVRWLMDHLGVATRFQAGVQAARRGWI is encoded by the coding sequence GTGGTCACTTCCGTCGCCGCCCCCACCGATCCCGGTCCGTTCGAGCCGCACGTCTTCGGCGAGGCCTACGAGCACTTCGTCTCCCGCGTCTACGTGATCGCCATCGGGCTGGGAATGCCCAGCCGCGAGGGTCTGCGTTCGGCCGGTCTGGAGGATGCGGCGATCACCATGGCGACCGGCGAGCTGGTGGCCCGCGGGTTGCTGGAGCGGACGGCGGACCCCGACGCGTGGGACGTCCCTCCCCCGCGCGAGGCGATCGCCCGCAACGCCGACCGGATGGAGCATCGGGCCGCCATGGCGCGCGCCACCGCGAGCGAGGTCGAGGCGCTGTGGCGCCGGGCGGTCGGCCAGCGGCCCACCCTCCCGCCGGTGGGGCTGCAGATGCTCCAGGGCGTGGAGGAGATCGTCGACCACGTCGTCGCCCTCCACCGCCTGGCCTCCTCGCGAGTCTGGCTGGTCCTCGACGCCTCGCCGGCCGCGGTCCGGCTGCTGGAGCGGGTCGATGAGGTCCCCGGCCTGCTCACCGTGCGGGCCGGCGCCGACGTGCGGCTGGTCCTGGACACGGAGCTGCTCGACAGCGCCGCGGCCCTGTCCCACATCGGACGGAGCCGGGCGGAGGGGCACCAGGTGGCCGTCGCCAACGGCATACCGTTCACCACGGTCGTGGCCGACGCTGCCGCGCTGGTGGACCTCACCGCCCACGACGGCGAGGGCGAGGGTTCCTTCGAGGTGCGGCTCGGGCCCCCGGTGCGGGCGCTCACCCGGCTGGTCGAGGAGATCTGGGGGCTGGCGACCCCCTACGCGGCGGGGCTCGAGAGCGAGCTGACGCCGCACGAGCGGATCCCGCTGCCCGAGCGTGACCAGCGCATCCTGGCGCTGCTGACCACCGGCGCGAGCGACAAGGTCATCGCGCGGCAGACGGGCGTGTCGGTCCGCACGGTGGAGCGCCGGGTCCGGTGGCTGATGGACCACCTGGGGGTGGCCACCCGGTTCCAGGCCGGCGTGCAGGCGGCCCGCCGCGGCTGGATCTAG
- a CDS encoding HelD family protein — protein MRATTNDIVAAEIAVEQAHVDRVYAELAKAAERVELVHAEGMARARPDRPGTGDPREEELAGLFERDALVYAASKRRASLEHQHEGLVFGRLDLDHDGQDGSAGNGTGQDGAGSAEREVRYVGRLGVRDDDYEPLVVDWRAPAAAPFYRATPVDPLGVVRRRVLRCRGEQVVGIEDDLMVSEAPDDVVVVGDGALMAALTRSRGARMRDIVATIQRHQDEAIRAPARGITEITGGPGTGKTVVALHRAAYLLYSDRRRFEGGGVLVVGPSAAYTAYIERVLPSLGEESVSLRSLGDVVAGMTATRLDPPPTAAVKGSLRVRRLLAGLAKEPVPDAPTQLRTFVAGHAIRLTEQHLRRVRARVLRSHHRNTSYDAAVEALAEAAWEQVDTETGERADFVDRFTDSGDVEAFAREWWRPVDPRQALLWLADEALARRLGADPHEARLLAESYRRALEEGSWTAADVALVDDLHARLGPVVDLPSEERGFYEIEELEDASQYGVAALRTGAGLDLGQQQQATDEDGRPVVVAVDPTSTERISRDPLTRLLAGRIGSPEEYAHVLVDEAQDLSPMQWRMLGRRGRWASWTVVGDLAQASWDDLEEAARAREEAFGSSVRRAFHMDINYRNAREIFDHAAAMVREHVPDADIPRAVRETGHDPVELSVPREEVTTAARDALQDLLGQVDGQVAVVVPEVWRAPLVGLEGVADRVVVVDPLSTKGLEYDATLVVDPDEIVAEAAGGVRALYVVLTRAAHRMTVLRPTT, from the coding sequence GTGAGGGCCACGACCAACGACATCGTCGCCGCCGAGATCGCGGTCGAGCAGGCGCACGTGGATCGCGTGTACGCCGAGCTGGCCAAGGCGGCCGAACGCGTCGAGCTCGTGCACGCGGAGGGCATGGCCAGGGCCCGCCCGGACCGGCCGGGCACCGGTGACCCGCGGGAGGAGGAGCTGGCCGGGCTCTTCGAGCGGGACGCCCTGGTGTATGCCGCGAGCAAGCGCCGCGCCTCCCTGGAGCACCAGCACGAGGGTCTCGTCTTCGGCCGTCTCGACCTCGACCACGACGGGCAGGACGGCAGCGCGGGGAACGGCACCGGGCAGGACGGCGCCGGCTCGGCCGAGCGCGAGGTGCGCTACGTCGGCCGCCTCGGGGTGCGCGACGACGACTACGAGCCGCTCGTCGTGGACTGGCGGGCGCCGGCGGCGGCGCCCTTCTACCGCGCCACGCCGGTGGACCCCCTGGGCGTGGTGCGTCGGCGCGTCCTGCGCTGCCGGGGGGAGCAGGTCGTCGGCATCGAGGACGACCTCATGGTCAGCGAGGCGCCCGACGACGTCGTGGTGGTCGGCGACGGGGCGCTGATGGCGGCGCTGACCCGCAGCCGGGGCGCGCGCATGCGCGACATCGTCGCCACCATCCAGCGGCACCAGGACGAGGCCATCCGTGCCCCCGCGCGCGGCATCACCGAGATCACCGGAGGCCCTGGCACCGGAAAGACCGTGGTGGCCTTGCACCGCGCGGCCTACCTGCTCTACTCCGACCGGCGCCGGTTCGAGGGCGGCGGGGTGCTCGTGGTGGGTCCCTCGGCCGCCTACACGGCATACATCGAGCGCGTCCTGCCCTCGCTGGGCGAGGAGAGCGTCTCGCTGCGCTCGCTCGGCGACGTCGTGGCCGGGATGACCGCCACCCGGCTGGACCCGCCGCCCACCGCGGCCGTCAAGGGCTCGCTGCGGGTGCGCCGCCTGCTGGCCGGGCTCGCCAAGGAGCCCGTGCCGGACGCGCCGACCCAGCTGCGGACCTTCGTCGCCGGGCACGCGATCCGGCTCACCGAGCAGCACCTGCGCCGCGTCCGTGCCCGCGTGCTGCGCTCGCACCACCGCAACACCTCCTACGACGCGGCGGTCGAGGCCCTCGCGGAGGCCGCCTGGGAGCAGGTGGACACGGAGACGGGCGAGCGCGCGGACTTCGTGGACCGGTTCACCGACTCCGGCGACGTGGAGGCCTTCGCCCGGGAGTGGTGGCGGCCGGTCGACCCGCGCCAGGCGTTGCTCTGGCTGGCCGACGAGGCGCTCGCCCGACGGCTGGGGGCGGACCCGCACGAGGCGCGGCTGCTCGCGGAGTCCTACCGGCGCGCGCTGGAGGAGGGATCGTGGACGGCGGCCGACGTCGCGCTGGTCGACGACCTGCACGCCCGGCTGGGTCCGGTCGTCGACCTGCCCAGCGAGGAGCGCGGCTTCTACGAGATCGAGGAGCTCGAGGACGCCTCGCAGTACGGCGTCGCCGCGCTGCGCACCGGCGCGGGCCTGGACCTCGGGCAGCAGCAGCAGGCCACCGACGAGGACGGGCGGCCGGTGGTCGTCGCGGTCGACCCGACCAGCACCGAGCGCATCTCCCGGGATCCGCTGACCCGGCTGCTCGCCGGTCGGATCGGCTCCCCGGAGGAGTACGCCCACGTGCTCGTCGACGAGGCCCAGGACCTCTCGCCGATGCAGTGGCGGATGCTCGGACGCCGGGGCAGGTGGGCCTCGTGGACGGTCGTCGGCGACCTGGCACAAGCGTCCTGGGACGACCTGGAGGAGGCGGCCCGGGCGCGCGAGGAGGCCTTCGGCAGCAGCGTGCGCCGCGCCTTCCACATGGACATCAACTACCGCAACGCGCGGGAGATCTTCGACCACGCGGCCGCCATGGTGCGCGAGCACGTGCCGGACGCGGACATCCCGCGCGCGGTGCGCGAGACCGGTCACGACCCGGTCGAGCTGTCCGTGCCGCGCGAGGAGGTGACGACCGCGGCCCGCGATGCGCTCCAGGACCTGCTCGGCCAGGTCGACGGGCAGGTCGCGGTGGTCGTCCCCGAGGTATGGCGTGCACCGCTCGTCGGCCTCGAGGGCGTGGCCGACCGGGTGGTCGTCGTCGACCCCCTGTCGACCAAGGGCCTGGAGTACGACGCCACCCTGGTGGTCGACCCCGACGAGATCGTCGCAGAGGCGGCCGGCGGCGTGCGGGCCCTCTACGTCGTGCTCACCCGGGCCGCGCACCGGATGACGGTGCTGCGCCCGACGACCTGA